A portion of the Hoplias malabaricus isolate fHopMal1 chromosome 1, fHopMal1.hap1, whole genome shotgun sequence genome contains these proteins:
- the LOC136668528 gene encoding uncharacterized protein → MASSLQTSLLSLGTEVKQPTKAHLAASQKLLVESLYNLDPLLDCVLSASLLSQDNYHEIKAERTPQNRARKLLEIVQAQMDDTEATHFLECLRECKQHYPRLRNWLSPKTDIPSGPTERQLQANFYSLCGCLSSSVLPIALALFSSSTLTQFELERVQAAPTPTQQTQTLLTICLTKGENACRSFYEALYNEDQQLAEDMNVASLVKDLSLISESKTCSVAIAVEETRTTAGHLPYSGLLRQVSELMGVPVGDEARLNVCELGLALGLPRQMVRECLLEGVSIEDTFQLEAVVSLFMEKTQDADRLLSRMKHMGIQRFQLSVRGCLSLKLLQEAEAILRSGSHSHSHTWDHLHDQDHLHGTDHLHMGDCREQCQVWAIFSFLLQDCLAEALEVSDPKTSGSKGHSLTGVLQNLQGSERVEMALLQELEQCWKEGGAENLLQSIRVLAQILRDLHPFQNNLKLSGPSADGLYTCKSCRIQRVTFFQGISARVIRKVLNSVVPSSLQQDLQPRAQQYRDMCLLVAQLLNTIQPERGTSDLTDAPISKITQHICLALSQPAFSSQAFDAGIRHRLLSLIEFNPVQLCLGPLMQLHQETLSDLQRYLQPGEHHGFRFDLQSVQMQGQSRLLSVNSVRGPVAIDNGMEEDIRFVTSEETSFLVRIRCLGYDEAKGHFEVSEPVCFSTSRLGEEGQYAIRCLEGEVLAQEENTMWIREGGSRWREDLQTVAQRHSIQLYNEGCLFKVTSSVTECEVKFIYRGRRLWATAQRGCKVL, encoded by the exons ATGGCGTCCTCGCTGCAGACATCTCTTTTAAGTTTAG GGACCGAAGTAAAACAGCCGACCAAGGCTCATCTTGCAGCATCACAGAAACTCCTGGTGGAGTCTCTTTATAACCTGGACCCTCTGCTGGACTGTGTCCTGTCCGCCAGTCTTCTGTCTCAGGACAACTACCATGAGATAAAAGCGGAGAGGACCCCGCAAAACCGTGCCCGCAAACTGCTGGAGATTGTTCAGGCTCAGATGGACGACACTGAGGCCACTCATTTCCTGGAGTGTCTAAGAGAATGTAAGCAACACTACCCACGTCTGCGCAACTGGCTCTCCCCCAAAACAG ATATTCCCAGTGGACCTACAG AGCGGCAGTTACAGGCCAATTTTTATTCTCTGTGTGGCTGTCTGAGCTCCTCTGTGCTACCCATTGCCCTGGCTCTTTTCTCAAGCAGCACCCTGACCCAATTTGAACTTGAGCGGGTTCAGGCAGCACCCACTCCCACCCAGCAGACTCAAACTCTGCTGACAATCTGCTTGACTAAAGGAGAGAATGCGTGCAGAAGCTTTTACGAAGCTCTGTACAACGAAGACCAGCAGTTAGCTGAGGATATGAATG TTGCGAGTTTGGTGAAGGATCTGTCGCTGATCAGTGAATCTAAGACTTGCAGTGTTGCGATAGCAGTGGAGGAGACCAGAACAACAGCTGGACACCTGCCTTACTCAG GATTACTAAGGCAGGTCAGTGAGCTGATGGGTGTGCCTGTTGGGGATGAAGCCAGGCTGAATGTATGTGAGCTAGGGTTGGCTTTGGGCCTGCCTAGGCAGATGGTCAGAGAGTGTCTCCTAGAAGGAGTAAGCATAGAGGACACATTTCAGCTGGAGGCTGTGGTTTCCCTCTTCATGGAGAAAACACAGGATGCTGATAGGCTCCTGAGTAGAATGAAACACATGGGCATTCAAA GATTTCAGCTTTCCGTGAGGGGCTGTTTGTCCCTGAAGCTGCTACAAGAGGCTGAAGCCATCCTACGCAGCGGCAGtcacagccactcacacacctgGGACCATCTACATGATCAGGACCACCTACATGGCACGGACCATCTACACATGGGGGACTGCAGAGAGCAATGCCAGGTGTGGGCCATCTTTAGCTTCCTGCTGCAGGACTGTTTGGCAGAGGCTCTGGAGGTTTCTGATCCGAAGACCAGCGGCAGTAAAG GCCACAGCCTGACTGGAGTGCTGCAAAATCTGCAGGGCTCCGAGAGGGTGGAGATGGCTCTACTGCAGGAGCTGGAACAGTGTTGGAAGGAGGGAGGAGCAGAGAATTTGCTGCAGAGTATCAGAGTTCTGGCCCAAATCCTGAGGGACCTACACCCTTTTCAGAACAACCTCAAGCTTTCGGGACCTTCTGCTGATGGACTCTACACCTGCAAGTCCTGCAGGATCCAAAGGGTCACTTTTTTCCAGGGTATTTCTGCCAGGGTAATCCGGAAGGTTTTAAACAGTGTTGTTCCTTCTTCGTTGCAGCAAGATTTGCAGCCTAGAGCTCAACAGTACAGGGATATGTGCCTTCTTGTTGCACAACTGCTGAATACTATACAGCCTGAAAGGGGCACCAGTGACCTCACAGATGCACCTATTTCTAAAATCACCCAGCACATATGTCTTGCACTTTCACAACCAGCTTTCAGCTCTCAAGCCTTTGATGCAGGAATTAGGCACCGGTTACTCTCTCTGATAGAATTTAATCCTGTGCAACTATGCCTTGGCCCCCTGATGCAGCTGCACCAGGAGACCCTCTCAGACCTTCAGCGCTACCTTCAGCCAGGAGAGCACCACGGCTTCCGGTTTGACCTTCAGTCAGTTCAAATGCAAGGGCAGTCTCGGCTGCTGTCAGTCAACAGTGTCAGGGGGCCAGTTGCAATCGACAATGGTATGGAGGAGGACATTCGTTTTGTAACATCTGAGGAAacttccttcctggtgaggaTCCGCTGTCTTGGCTATGATGAGGCGAAAGGGCACTTTGAGGTCAGCGAGCCAGTCTGTTTCTCCACCTCTCGTCTTGGGGAGGAAGGTCAGTACGCCATTCGCTGTCTTGAAGGGGAAGTTTTGGCACAGGAAGAAAACACAATGTGGATAAGAGAAGGGGGGAGCAGGTGGAGGGAAGATTTACAGACTGTGGCACAGAGACATTCCATCCAGCTCTACAATGAGGGCTGCCTCTTCAAGGTCACATCCTCAGTGACAGAGTGTGAGGTGAAGTTCATTTACAGGGGCAGAAGGCTGTGGGCCACAGCACAGAGAGGCTGTAAGGTGCTGTGA